CAATGGGCCTGCGTTCCGAGGCCGAGTTGGTAACGGGAGCAAGGgcgcaataaaaataaaatctgcTATTTTTAAACGCGATGACGGAGAATATCGTgtaccagaaaagaaaaggcccgTAAATGTACGCACATAACACAcgcaaagttgtttttttttttttttctaaagcgattcatcaaataaaaaggacAAGTGGGAAGGGGGCCCAGATTGCGTCACATGAAAGGCTTCTCTTGATacttttgtgttgttttctttcatcgcGGATGTCTATAAATGTTTACTATACCCGGCCTTCAAGTGCACAGTCAAGAAAAGAAGGTAGGCGGTGTGGTGTGTGTCTATAAACAATGGGATAAAAGACGTGTGTTGTGTGTGCGTGAACGGTGGCGCATTCCAATAAAAGTGGGAGACTCCTCacgaaaatatatataaaaaaaaaagaaaactgggtCGACCCCGTTTATAATAATCGCCCTTTCTCCACACATCGTCAGTGTACAACGGTGTGTGTATTTGCGCTGTTGTTTGGCTTGCGGCCGTCTAAGACGtatcgttctttttttttttccccgtcgtTCAACATCTAAATTTAGCCAACAGGAGCCAAaagaagacgagaaaaaaaaaggagggtaAAGGCTCTCGTCCTATTGAACTGTTCCGTGCCCACCTGCCAATCCTCAGGTCCTCTCTTCTTAtcaaaatgcttttttttttgttacgtaGAATAAACAACAGACGCTCGCAACGCTATCAAATTATGAGTTGGCGAGCTACCGCCTTTTGTGTCCTCGACTCTATTCCTTTTGCTCTTCTACTTGACTTTTGCCTCGTCTTTAGGCAAGTCtaattaaaaacacaaaaagaaaacaacaggGTCGAGATATATATAGCAGGCCTACATAAAGTGGCCATCGGTCCTGTTACTACGTACGTCAACTAATGCCCTTCGGAAAACGCACGTGCACCGACTCCGGGAGCCATTCGGTCCACTTTCGTgcaaaacaacacaaacagACACGTACAGCAAAGgatcttgtttcttttctacaATGAAAATAATCGGTGAAACATGGACCAACAGATCCTCTTCAAATGAGGATGAACATTAATAACAATCGTATGCTGAACGGCAGGGGTGTGGGTGTTAGTTTATTGTTAATATAATACGTAATGGGTTGTGTTACGACACTAGAGTGCGCGCATAGATTTCATTTCATCCGAACTATAAGTGCGGGATAAACACAATATAAAAAGTTTACACCCCGCCTTCAACTTAGTTATTAGCCACCAAAGTACGTATCAGCGGCAATGTGTTTTGATTTATGCATCTGTTGCCGGCCTTTAGTTCTCCCTGCCCGCTAACCAACAAAGTACGCAGAGTGCAAAGAgacgtttctttttcggcGATACGGGACACATAttagaaattcattttgagTCGATTATTTAGTGCGTGGGTTGAGGTAAGAGATCGCGCAACTTTCGTGTCTGTCGGAGTTCACctaacgttcaaaaaaaaaaaaaattgattttgaaatctttCGTCTATTCGattctgttttttaaaaggaacGATGTGATTTGCCATATCGTGGCTCTATAATCAATCCATCAGGGAAAAAAAGCGATAGGTTTTAATACACGTTTACAGCTATATTGTGAGTGGATAAGAATGGGCGAGTTCATCTCCTATTCTACGTTGTTGGTGATATTCATAAAAGGTTTAGTTTGTGCTATTCTTACCTGTTGGCTGGGAAGAAGTTGCGATAGCAGAAAAATTAATCAGTCCGTAAGAGCTGTTCGAGCGGATgaaaatctgtttttctttcttgtgttGTGCGCGAGGGATCCGATGTATTCAGCTGTACAGCGAACTTACACATTCATAAGATTCCAACCAAAGTAGGTTCTAATTAGAACGACTAGCAATGACTCAACATAGTTGTTTCCTTTTCACTTTCGGACTATCACTAATTCAAAACTTGGCGTTCTAGAGACCACGAGTTCGCGTAAAACACTTCACCTCTTTTCGTTTGCTTGGCTAGACGACAACGTCCTCGACGAACGGAAGACGAGTCACGACTGAAGGCGCCAAAAGTTCGGCACTGTGAGGTGTACACAACTCGCAGCTAGCGCAAGAGCAGCGTGATGAGAGAAGCCTCAAAAAAGAGCGGGTCagaaacacacacaacttTAAGATGCACGAGACACGACTGGTGAGTGTTACATGTGtttcttcgtgtttttttttttcttttaatcgtCTGGTCTGTTGAACTCGGCCGTTGGCTTTGGTGCGTAACAATTGCACGCAAACCCTATTATAGAACGTGATGGAAAGCCGTCCCGCAATTGCGACCACTCTAGATTTCCGCACACAGGTATAGGAGATGTATACGAGAGTGGATCACGTGCTGTGAAGGGGAGGGCATCAAATATTGATCCATCTTATCTGAATTTAACATGCCCTTTGATTTTACACCACTTCGTAGTTTGCAACCTATAGACACCGTCTCgttaaatgtaaaataaaaaaaatatatttcaaaaaagaatttgaattaatcttttgatttattcaCAGGGGAAGTCTTACCGCTGTGAGTGGATGGGAATAAATTTCTTTCGCCCTTTTCGTTCTCCcgatatcatttttttttagttgagaAAATGGTGAGATCAGGTATAACAAAACAGGAGATaaaatcctaaaaaaaaagggaagaactATGCAGAGATTATGGTTCATTTCGTGATTCAAAACAGCAGCAAATCCTTAGTTCTACAGTAGATGCTGCATGCTAGAAGAAATGCTGATTTATTCAAAAGCGTGTCGATCAAGTCACAATCGAAACactccatttattttttgtttttcctatttgGTATGGTGTGCACACAAGCAGCCGGCATTGCTagaccaaaaaagaaataataaaaacacaaGAACATTATTAGGTTAGCAACATTCTTTTAAAGAACGGATGTCATAGTTTGCATACCAAACTGAGCAACATTAGTCATGCGGAACGGaattctcttgattttttacTTGCGTTTAGCTATTTTGCAACGGCGATTGAACACTACAAGCTTGACGCCTCAGGCTTGGTGATAtggtttgtttctttcttgcaCAATTGAAGAAGATGCGTGTTTAATTAGGTCTACAAAGCAACAAGGTTCGTTGAGTTGCTGAAACCCTCAACGCATTGTGCATCCAATACCTCCATTAGTCGCACCTGGACTCTGCCATCCGCCATTCACATCGCAAGAGGCTTTCCAATTAGATCAGATATCATTATCGGCCTCGACTAGCATCGCTCACCTTCGACGCTTCGTAATGATCTACAGTGGGCTAATGCTAGTTAATTACATTAAAAAGAGCCAATATGAGAAATCCATGGTCTAACTCTTCAGGATGCATGTAGGGCAGCAAGTACAGAGAAACAGACACGACGAGAACGTCGCTGACGTGATTGCAACTTTCCGAAGCAACAAGATACCTGCTCTTCCGCCATTCGTTTTTCTCGTAAAACCTTTCTTTGATACTACGAACCATATTGTTTACAAAGGAATTGTTGATTTCAATCAAAAGTTGTTCTATTTTGTTTGGCATGTCGAAACATCGAAAACTTTTGCACTGAGCATAGGTGGGGACCCCGTTCAACCCACCTGTCAGCAACACCATTCAATCGATTTAAAAGATGGCAAAAGGAACCTACTGGGCACAGTATTTCGTTTTCGTGGGACCGCATAACACGGAACAAAAAGAACCATACCGTGTCTAGCAGTTGCGCAAAAAAGGCCCTCTTTTCCGCCATGTTTACgagctttcctttttccaaattttccttttcacgttttcgtagaaaagaatataaaagttAGTCGGGAGTCGACTTGGATTTTTAAGACCCCCCTGTACtataggagagagagagaaagagaccGCCCGGGGCTTCTGTCTCTCTTCGACATTTACTTGATACAGAAAACACGGTTGCTTTTTGTAGTCAATCTATCACGTTGGCATGGTGCCTAGACACGCTTCCGGAAAACGTCACGAATCCTTGTCCCTACACTTGCCCAACTTTAACGAATTCACAACAGTGGACGTAATAGGCAATTCAATGTGTTATTTAAACGTTACTCACGTCAAGTAGATTTACCGATGAGACGTGGCTTCAATGTCGAAGATGTTTCCAAACAATATTTTGTAAATGGTTTATGTTAATGGTGATCTTGATTTTCCGCGATGACAGCAGCGCAGGCGCCTTCTTCCATTTGCAGCATGTTGTATTTCCATAGATTTTCCAGCATTAGTTTTGTGTTCTCCCAGCGTAGTCGTTTGGCTTCGTCTGGGAAAAAACAGGACAAAAGATATGAATTAATAAATAAGCTAAATTAACCTTTTCTCTCGTAGGGAAGTTCCCggtcatttcttcttttcattacTTAAAGTCCCATAATGGCTTTGCATCTTGCAAAAGATACCTTTAGCTCATAATTTCATACATCAAAGGAAGAAACTGAAAGTTGAGCAGCTATGGTTTGTCTATTGTTTCAAGACAATTGCCATTGGATCATTGATCTtggtgtgtgtatatatatatacgtggCCGTAGTCTAAAGATGTGCAGTCGGATTCTAAATCCAATTAAGGCATGGCGAATCAAAAATTTTCTAATACTCTATCGTTGCAGAAAAGCTTTGTAGTCTATCTGACATTCGACTTGTCTTCGACGCCAGTTTTCTCATCATGGGGAGTGAGCTCACACGAGTGAACATAAAGAACTTTGTAGCGATCACAGTGTGTCTTATAGGAGCTGCTAAACCCACACATCTGTTAATCTATTTAACGATTCAATCAACTAGTTTTATTACCAGCCATCTTCTTCATGTCGACCCCAACAGctttcatcatcttcttcttggccTCCAGGGAGGTTATCTTCCCATCAATGTCAAAGCAGCAATCGATCTTGGCGATGGGATATGGCTTATTATCATTGCAATCGGTTGCCGCAAAGATaccattcttcttcttcccaccATCCATGGCAGACATTAATTTACAAACCTAAAATGAATGCAATATTTATTCATATTCAGCTCAATGCCTACTACTATTTGATGCTTGGATGCATTATACTGATATCATCACCTCTTTGGTTTCATATTTTATCTTGTGGTGTTTTAGCTGTACAAATGGGTAACACCCAAGAGAGCAAATTACAAGCTACCTTAGCAACATGTGTATAATCCTCTGACCCTTGGCATACAGAATCTCAAATAATAatcttttaccaaaaaaagatTATATTTTAACTACACCTAAGGTATTAGGGAGAACTTCATGCCAAAAGCCAACAAAAGATGTTcaggaaggaaatgaaaagtCAGAGATAATGAtaaaaatgtgaatatatCAAGATTTTGGTGGGCAACCACCAACATATCCTAGCAACCAAAAGTAGTTTCATGTTACTATGCCCACGTAGAACATCGATCGATTCCCTTAAACTAGGAACTAATTGTTGAATTACTATTCGTTCTTCacaaattaaatataaaaaatatctGACCAAACCACCACGAGATACTGTCATGCTATCTATAGAGCGAGAAGCTCTCATGAAGTATGTCATTCTTTCGTATTATtaaaagccaaaaaacaaTGCTCAATTCTTCCAAACGACTAAAACTTAACCTAAAACTAGAAGATAAACCGAGAACTTACTTGAAGTTGTCTAAAGTcgaggaaaatggaaaactaaATACAAATTTCGTGGTAGAGACAGTTCGATTTGTACGAATTATCAATCGATGTTAACTAATCACTATCGATCTTCATTTTTACCGGCCGGCGTTTAGGAAAGCTATTGGCAACGTTGTACTTTTAGCGTCAAAATGGAACTCGacggaaaaaaatattaacgaGGACATATTCcgtccgtaaaaaaaaaaaatgactggaAGTACCAGCAGTAATAGTAGCAACAATGATAGTTATGCAGTAAGTATAGTGTTTTAGGTATTATTTCAGAAACACTTGACTTCATATTCTAATATACGATTCAGGACAAGATTGTTCAAGTCACTAATGTCGCACCTCAAGCCAACAAAGAGCAGATGCAAACATTGTTTGGCATAATCGGGAAAATCGAAGATCTCAGACTCTACCCAACtttgtaagaaaaaattttttttgtccacaTTTCTACACGTGACTGAATTGTATTGTGAACTCCTTACAGACGGGACCTAAACGCTCCAGTTCAGCTTCGTATATGTTTTGTGAAATATGCAGATCCTAACGATGTGCCAGTAGCACTTCATTTGAGCAATACAGTTTTCATTGACAGAGCTGTAAGTGTGACACTTTATCATGGAAGTAAGTCTAATACTGTTCATTCATATATTCATAgctttatttctattttgtaCCGTTTCCAGATGAACTTCCCGATGAAGCAAAAGGTGTAGAAATTCTGAACTCTTCAAGTGGTTTTGGGTCAAGTGAGCCTAAGCTTCCAGCTACTCTTACTAATCAGGTTTGTTCTCAATATTTGGAGTTTTAATGTGTGTTTTACGTTATTCCCTGAAATCCCTAGATTGAAGGTAATCCACCTCATCAAGTTATTCGCACTCTGGATCCAAGATTATCCATTCACAATTTGCCAAATTACCCCTTGCTACCTGCCTCGACAGATGGCCGTCGGTTGGAGGAGATTCGCCGAACCGTTGTCGCCATCAACCTAGACCCTTCGGTAAGATTCGTTCTCTGGAAGTCAAGAACTTTTGAGAAATAATCGTTTTAAATTAGCGTTCAGCCAAGCAAGTTATAGACTTCTTTTCGTCTGCCGGCGAAGTCAAATATTTCCGCTTTTGCACCAAGCATGGAGATGACATCCAGTATGCAATGATTGAATTTGTTGAACAAGAGTCGGTCGTTCCTGCTTTAAAACTGAACAATAAGCAGTTTGGGGACAACATCATCAAGTAATTATTGCGACGATAACACAtattataacaaaaaaatcaacagcGAAGTATTGATACTATTTCTTGTTTCGCAGAGTTCATCATTCCACACAGTCTATTATAAAACCCGTGCAGCAAACAAAATCCAATGAAGCGGCtcagaaagaaatagaagaagcTGTCAACCGTGTCAAGGAGGCCCAACAGTTGATTCCTGTTCCATTGTCTCAAGAAGACATACCTGGTACTATAATTTTATGGCACTTTATTTGCAAGGATGGTCGTTGTAGTTTTATTCCtaactagaaaaagaaaaggaaaaagaaaaggttgtaATGGAAGTCGAAAAGGAAAAGCCGAAAATTGTGGaaaaggagaaggaaaaagaaaaagagaaggaaaaggaaaaagaaaaagagaagagtaCAAAGAGAAGTCGCACACGTAGCAAAAGCCGTTCTCGATCAAGGCACCGGTCATCTTCCCGCTCACGGCGTCGTCGCTCGCGGTCTAAATCGCGGGAGCGTAGGAAGAGATCCCGCTCACGTTCCCGTAGGCGAACGCGCTCACgatcaaaatcaaaagaacGAAGAAAGAGATCACGCAGCCGAGAGAAGAAACGATCCCGAAGCCGCGATCGTCGTCGCCGTAGCCGCTCTCGTTCACGGTATTGCAATAAccaaaatattattattacctTTGGGTGAACACAATGGCCCTTAgtataaaaaacattttcggtAGTTCAAGGAAGGAAGAAGAGCCCTCGTCCGACAAGGGACCGCCGTGATCGTTCACCAAAAGAGCGGACAAAAGACAAGGATAGAGACAAGCCAAATAAGGATAAAGAGAAGGATAAGGACAAAGAGAAGGAGTCCAAGTCCCGCGACAAGGACAAGGGCCGCGACAAAGACAAGAAAGATcgtgaaaagaaggaaaagaaaagagacaagaaggaaaaagagcgAGAACGTGAAAAGGAGAGAGACAGGAAACCGAAAAGTCCAGCTAGCAAAGAAGATTCATCCACTGACGAAAAGGTAAATTGATTTGAGTTGATTTTTGCTCACTGAGAACGACAATGAATCGAGGCGTCCCGAAAGTCCTTCAAAAAATGCGTTCGCtcagcatttaaaaaaatttcatgtttCGATTTTTATAGGAAATCAATGAACGCAACAGTGCGCGACGATCTACCCCTCCATCACCTCCACCATCGAAAAGTAAGAGTCGACGTCGCTCAAAATCTGGTAGTCGAGGCCGCTCGCGCTAAGCAGTCCGTAtttcatgtcttttttttaaggagttAAATAACCTCTCTCTAGAATCCATTTGGAATTTCATCAATAAACTCATTCAACCCTTAGTTGCAGAACGGTTAGCAGCAGTGCCAGGTGTAAGTCCACGAAAAATCTCGTCTTGGTGtgtggtgaaaaaaaaaacacacaggCCAAGATTTGATGAAGATTACCATTAACAATGTTAAAAATAATCGTGCAAGGAGGGTTGGATCCTTAACGTCTGGATCCTAGTGTGTAAAACAATTCCAAAACAGTTGAGCAAGCATATTTAGTTAACTAAAACGGTTTAAAGTTGCCATCGTGAAGTCATGTAGGAACGGCGACGAAGTTTATAAACGGGGAAAAGGTTCTCTAGGGCGCTTTGACTTGTTAAGCTGCTAGTTGCTAAATTGGAGTAGCTTTTTTTATAATTAACGAGCGTGTTTTTAATGACAGGTGACAAAGTAGTTGATAACTACTCCTTGCAGTTTGGAGCACTTCAGTGTATTGACATTTATCTGCGTCGCACACTAACGGCGCTCAATCAAAGCAACGTCATGTTTGTCCGTAAAAAGAAGATCACAGCCCTTTCGACAGGTGGAAAGAGGGGAGGAGAGATGGATAATTTTACTGAGTTGAGGTGGATTGAAGTGAGGTTCAGGAACACAAATTTAGTTGGTTCTATTTTTAGTGTACGGTAGGGCAGCAAAAGCAAATGCCACGAGGACATCGGCGCCAATAATTTCTGGTGGTAAATCCCTCATTTGTATTAGTGACCGGTTTTCAAACTCTGTTTCAACGACTGAACATATGCGTCGTGAAGCTGGGTGATGAAATTTGGATCGTTCTGTTATAAAAGATGTACCCTTAAGTGTCTGCTTTTCAAGATTCATTTCAACACTTCCATTTTGTTCATTTTAGATTTACCTTGAGGAGGTAGTTGAAAGCTTGCATAAGCTGCGCTTTAGTTAATGGCGTGATCTCGTTATCTACTAGATAGGGATGGTGCGATTCCTCTTGGGGCTGGAAGGCTGGGCGTTGAACTGGTGTTTGTACGCGAACTGTTTCCACTGGTTGTTCACTGGTTCCAGACGCTGAGGTAAACATCATGGGAGACATCAAAGCTACTGACTGTAAGCCCGTGTTACGAGGAGGGGTACCACTGGTGTTTTTCTGCGATGAAGTAGTTAGGCATAATATTGTGACGTTCGCAAAGTGCTACCCACTTATCATTACCTGCATGACTTCAGCAATATGAGGACGAATAAGGACTGCTGAGTGATTTATTAATCCACCGGGTTTGGTTGGGACAGATGGATGCATTGGTGCCGCATGCGGCAAGGGATGCTCGCCAGTCCCATTGGCTTTCGACTatttggaaagaaaataaaccacactttacgtttttattttttggtttctaatgtaaatatttacattattaagtttattttgtgcttaccttttctttccctcttaaCTCTCGCTCTAGACTTTGCGCTGTATGCAATTCTGCATTCGGAATAGGTGGTGGTGGGACACCCGTGGGCGTCCCGGCCGACATAAGCCGCTCAAAAAGAGAGCCACAATGATGAAGAGGCATTTGCGTGGACTGATGAATCGGTTCCATTCCGAACAAGTCTGCTACGCTAAG
This genomic stretch from Daphnia carinata strain CSIRO-1 chromosome 4, CSIRO_AGI_Dcar_HiC_V3, whole genome shotgun sequence harbors:
- the LOC130694429 gene encoding LOW QUALITY PROTEIN: probable splicing factor, arginine/serine-rich 7 (The sequence of the model RefSeq protein was modified relative to this genomic sequence to represent the inferred CDS: substituted 1 base at 1 genomic stop codon) translates to MTGSTSSNSSNNDSYADKIVQVTNVAPQANKEQMQTLFGIIGKIEDLRLYPTLRDLNAPVQLRICFVKYADPNDVPVALHLSNTVFIDRAVSVTLYHGNELPDEAKGVEILNSSSGFGSSEPKLPATLTNQIEGNPPHQVIRTLDPRLSIHNLPNYPLLPASTDGRRLEEIRRTVVAINLDPSRSAKQVIDFFSSAGEVKYFRFCTKHGDDIQYAMIEFVEQESVVPALKLNNKQFGDNIIKVHHSTQSIIKPVQQTKSNEAAQKEIEEAVNRVKEAQQLIPVPLSQEDIPEKEKEKEKVVMEVEKEKPKIVEKEKEKEKEKEKEKEKEKSTKRSRTRSKSRSRSRHRSSSRSRRRRSRSKSRERRKRSRSRSRRRTRSRSKSKERRKRSRSREKKRSRSRDRRRRSRSRSRYXRKKSPRPTRDRRDRSPKERTKDKDRDKPNKDKEKDKDKEKESKSRDKDKGRDKDKKDREKKEKKRDKKEKEREREKERDRKPKSPASKEDSSTDEKEINERNSARRSTPPSPPPSKSKSRRRSKSGSRGRSR
- the LOC130694431 gene encoding mRNA-decapping enzyme 1B-like encodes the protein MADSVDTRVNLAALKRVDPYAVEIVETGTQVAIYKFNSQSNEWEKTDVEGTLFLYARSGDPKHGFVVMNRLSTENLVEPITRDLEIQLQAPFLLYKNAKLSITGVWFYEESECTRIAQKLEALVKEETERRRPNPVQEKSNVDIMSLLTKAGQEYEQKGKPASTSSSVDVVRPTALRPTSNGGNSQSTPLSVADLFGMEPIHQSTQMPLHHCGSLFERLMSAGTPTGVPPPPIPNAELHTAQSLERELRGKEKSKANGTGEHPLPHAAPMHPSVPTKPGGLINHSAVLIRPHIAEVMQKNTSGTPPRNTGLQSVALMSPMMFTSASGTSEQPVETVRVQTPVQRPAFQPQEESHHPYLVDNEITPLTKAQLMQAFNYLLKNDPNFITQLHDAYVQSLKQSLKTGH
- the LOC130694443 gene encoding uncharacterized protein LOC130694443 — protein: MSAMDGGKKKNGIFAATDCNDNKPYPIAKIDCCFDIDGKITSLEAKKKMMKAVGVDMKKMADEAKRLRWENTKLMLENLWKYNMLQMEEGACAAVIAENQDHH